From a single Streptomyces rubradiris genomic region:
- a CDS encoding Ms4533A family Cys-rich leader peptide: MWSSHAAPASAAIELALIGVTALCVADIHCR; the protein is encoded by the coding sequence ATGTGGTCCAGTCATGCCGCCCCTGCGAGCGCCGCCATCGAGCTGGCGCTCATCGGCGTGACCGCACTCTGCGTGGCCGACATCCACTGTCGCTGA